The Armatimonadota bacterium DNA window CATAAAAATCTTGTGCCCCTAGTCTGGATGCAAAGAGGGAGTATAGCACACGGCTGAATTCTGATGCTACTTCCGCGGGTGCGAACCATCATAAATACGACGTACTTCTTCCATATCCAGTTGTGTATACACCTGCGTTGTGGCGATGCTTTCGTGACCGAGCAGTTCTTGAACAGCTCGGAGGTCCGCCCCATTCCGCAGTAAGTGAACAGCATAAGAGTGCCTCAATATGTGTGGGCTGACATGAGCATCGATCCCTGCTAGCCGCTGGTATTGGGCGAGAATCTTGTACGCCATGACGCGCGACAGTTCTGCTCCCCTGTTAGACAAAATGAAACGGGACGTGGGCCGCACCACGAGTTGCGGACGTCCAAGTTCCAAGTACTTCGCGACCCAATCTGCAGTGAGTTCGGGCAACGGCAACCATCGGGTCTTCCCTCTTTTTCCGGTCACCGAGATTGCTTTTTCGTCAAGTCTTATCTGATCGAGCCGCAATTCCAGAGCTTCGGTGATCCGCAGGCCGGCGCCATAGAGGAGTTCGAACAATGCCCGGTCTCGAAGGGATTCAGGAGTGTCTCCCGTCATTGCCTCTAACAGGGCATTCATTTGAGGTTCCGACAGTGCTTTAGGCAGGAGTCGCTGGCGTCTGAATCCTCCCGTCGAAGGAAGGTCCGCACTTGTTTTTGTGGACTTTTGACGGTGCTTGAGCAGTGCTCGAACGGCCGACAGCTTGCGACGAGAGGTTGCCGGGGCCAGGGGTGCCCCCAGTGTTGCGTGGTACTGCATCATCTGGGCATTAGAGATCGATTCCCACTCAGTAACATTGAGTTGCGCAAAGAATGACGCCGCTTGAACGAGGTCGGAGCGATAGGCGGCAATCGTGTGTGGACTCGCTCCGCGTAGGTTCGCCAAATCGTCCAAAAACTTCTCTATGGGTTCGAGGAGTTGTTCTTGCGGGTCCATAAATAATAGGTTGGACGGACGTACATCATGTCGTGGAGCGGTGGGATCGGCGAGGCATAAACCTTCTCCAGATCGTATTGTTCTTTTAACCGTTTGGTGAAATCTAGGAACGGGGCCACACGCGGGTCATCGGGAGTTTGAACAGCCAGCCGCTCATATCCTTCGGTTTCGAAGCTCGAAAACACGATTGTATCGGGCTTGTATTCGGTTAGGAGCCGTACATCCCAATCAATCCGTTCGTCTGGGTTTGGCGGCACAAACCGGAGTACCGATGGGTTCTGTGCACTGAGCCTGGCCTCTTCTCTAAACTTGAAAGGCACATATCGTGGCGCGCTTGATTCAGGGAATAACGCGGGAGTGTAAAACCATGGATCGGCGACTAATCCAACCGACTTCCCTCTTCCGTTTGATTTTAGTTGATCGGCGATCGTGATGCGGATATCCTTCTCATTCATCAACATCGTTGCCCGGGTTGTGTCCATGACCCCTCCGCCAAACACTCCGAAGGTGCCCAGAATTGCGATGGCGACAACACCTCGCCATTTTGTGTTGGCAGCGGTGTGGGCCTTGGCTACGATCGCTCCGACCAATACCGCGAGCACTGGAAGTAGAGGAAACACGTATCGAACGAACTTGAGCTCCGCTTTTCCGATCAGCAAGTAATAGAGCAATGCGAAAGCAAGGAGGCCGCTCATCCACTTCAACCGATCTCGGATAGCGAGCACGGTGCCACAGACTGAAAGGAGCAGCAACAATGTTCCGAATGCCACCGCGATGTTCGCCAGGTGAGCGATATAGCCGGGGCTGGTGCCTGCAAAAACGAGTCCGTGACCAGCACTCGTATGCCAAAGCTCGTAAGAAAAGTCCTTAGAAAATTGTGCGGTGTTTATGAAGACACCTGGAGTGCTCACCACGAAAGTCAGCAACGCACAACCGAGGGCGACGCCAAACCGCTTTGGAATTTCCGAACGCTGAATTGCGATCAACGCCGGCAACAACCCGGCCAATGCCAGGATTCCGTTGTACTTTGTTCCCGCCGCGAGACCAGCACAAATGCCAGCCCAAACCCAATGCTTCATCGCGGGAGACTCGCTGGCAAGGATTCCGCTGTAGAGACTCAGCGTGACAAACATTGCTGCCATGACGTCCGGTGTCAAAAACCTGGAATGCATGACAAGACCGGGGGCCACCATCACTGCGGCGGCTCCAAAACACGCACCGATCAAGTGCACCCTACCGAACAGAATCAGAAACGTGATGCTGACAAGGATCGATCCGCAGACTGCTGAAATGAATCGACCTGCGGCAATCTCATTGGCTTGTTGACCGACGGTCGCCACAGATGGATCGGTCGCTCCCATCCCCAAAGCATCGACGACATCGTTAACCAAATGGTTAATAGCGAAAAAGGCTGTGCCGTAATTGTAGAAGCCGGGGTCGAGATCGCCTTTGAGGGGATCGACTTGCTGTGTTACCGCCCAATTGACCGGTTCGTCGGGATGAAAACTGGCGATGTTCTGACTCGAAGGCAGCCCCCAGCCAATGCCGATCACCCGAATCACGAGCGAGACGACAAAAAAGAGCAACGCGACTCTAGTTGATGTTTGCCAGTTCATGCTCTTCACTAAACTCATGTTGCGGCAGCACTCGCAGAAGCGATTCCACCACTCCAGAATCGAACTTTCGTCCGCTATGGTGGACCAAATATGTTCTGGCTAACGTGGCGCCTTGTAGCCGTTCCCGAGTGACGTATTCGTCGACCACGTGGATGATTCTGGCTTCAAATGGAATGCTGGTTCCTGCTGGGAAACTCGGCCCCTTGGTCCCATCGAATGGCGCATGGTGGGTCCGAACGATCGTTGCGAGGTCCCGCAAAGTTGGGACGAGTTCAAGCATCGCGCCACCAATCTCGGAATGCTTGTCGTACGCCGCTCGTTGCGAATCAGACCACATTAGCGGATTGCTTTCGTTGACGAGCTTCCATGGAATGGCGCAA harbors:
- a CDS encoding tyrosine-type recombinase/integrase; translated protein: MDPQEQLLEPIEKFLDDLANLRGASPHTIAAYRSDLVQAASFFAQLNVTEWESISNAQMMQYHATLGAPLAPATSRRKLSAVRALLKHRQKSTKTSADLPSTGGFRRQRLLPKALSEPQMNALLEAMTGDTPESLRDRALFELLYGAGLRITEALELRLDQIRLDEKAISVTGKRGKTRWLPLPELTADWVAKYLELGRPQLVVRPTSRFILSNRGAELSRVMAYKILAQYQRLAGIDAHVSPHILRHSYAVHLLRNGADLRAVQELLGHESIATTQVYTQLDMEEVRRIYDGSHPRK
- a CDS encoding glycosyltransferase family 39 protein produces the protein MNWQTSTRVALLFFVVSLVIRVIGIGWGLPSSQNIASFHPDEPVNWAVTQQVDPLKGDLDPGFYNYGTAFFAINHLVNDVVDALGMGATDPSVATVGQQANEIAAGRFISAVCGSILVSITFLILFGRVHLIGACFGAAAVMVAPGLVMHSRFLTPDVMAAMFVTLSLYSGILASESPAMKHWVWAGICAGLAAGTKYNGILALAGLLPALIAIQRSEIPKRFGVALGCALLTFVVSTPGVFINTAQFSKDFSYELWHTSAGHGLVFAGTSPGYIAHLANIAVAFGTLLLLLSVCGTVLAIRDRLKWMSGLLAFALLYYLLIGKAELKFVRYVFPLLPVLAVLVGAIVAKAHTAANTKWRGVVAIAILGTFGVFGGGVMDTTRATMLMNEKDIRITIADQLKSNGRGKSVGLVADPWFYTPALFPESSAPRYVPFKFREEARLSAQNPSVLRFVPPNPDERIDWDVRLLTEYKPDTIVFSSFETEGYERLAVQTPDDPRVAPFLDFTKRLKEQYDLEKVYASPIPPLHDMMYVRPTYYLWTRKNNSSNP